Part of the Thermodesulfobacteriota bacterium genome, CTCTCGATGGTCAGGAGGAACCCGGCAATGACGGCGGCCGAGTAGCCGAACAGCATCTCGTGAGCGTGCCACATGAGCGGCGACATGCTGACGAAGTTCAGCTTGAGCCTGAACGTATAATACGCGGTCCAGAGGACCAGATAATATATGGCGGCAATGGTCGCCAGCATGAAAAATGTTCTCATCGCCGGCTCGAAAATCGTATCCCCGTTTTCCCTGCCTATCTTCTTCAACGCACGCCTCCTTGATGAGTGAGTACTCACTCATTATAATACTCCGTTCCGGCGGGTTTGTAAAGCGGCCCATGCATGCAAACGGCCTCTGTCGGCGGCATGCTCCGTGTCCCCCCCGCGGGATCGAGAGTCGCCCGGATTTTCCGGGCTTTAATCCGCGCGCTTGGTATAATAGAGGATATAAACCTGATAAAGCCCGGTGAACGCTCCGGGCGGGAGGAGATGATCATGAAAAGAAGCGCATCCGCCGAATGGAAAGGAGACTTAAAAGGCGGCGAGGGAACGATATCGACAGAAAGCGGCGTCCTGTCCGATACGCAGTATTCGTTCAAGACGCGTTTTGAAGACGGAAATGGCACGAATCCTGAGGAGCTCATAGCGGCCGCCCACGCGGGCTGCTTCTCCATGGCGCTCTCGCTGGAGCTCGCCAATTTCAACCTCACCGCCGACAGCATTAAAACGACGGCCGAGGTGACGCTCGAAAAAACCGACCAAGGTTTCGCCATCACGAAGGTGCACCTCGACCTCAGGGCGAAAATACCCGGCGCCGACGGCGATACGTTCCGGAAGGCCGCCGATAACGCGAAGAAGGGCTGCCCGGTCTCAAAGCTCCTTAACGCGGACATCACCCTCGACGCCGCCCTCGAAAGCTGACGGCGAGCACGGCGTCCGGCGGGCTCTATAGTCGTTTTCGGTTCTATCGAATGGACGCAGCCCGTCTCCGCGTCCCCATCTATCCTTCTTTTCCCTATAGCGTGTTCGAGCGCCCGGCCTCTAATTTCGCCTATGTTCCGGCGGCATATGCAGTAGAATTAGTAAAAAGGGCCGGGGCATACCTGAACAGCTTTCCCCGGCCGGCTGAAGGCTCTTAAGCCTTTCGGGGGGAATACAAAATGGCGCGTCCCATATGGAAAGGGCACATCTCGTTCGGTCTTGTAAGCATTCCCATAACCCTTTATTCCGCCGAAAAGAGGTTCGATCTCCACTTCAAGCTCCTCGACAGCCGCGACAAGGCCAAGATACGCTATTCGCGCATTAACGAGGTCACGGGCGAAGAGGTCCCCTGGGACCAGATAGTAAAAGGCTACGAATACGACGACGACAAATACGTCCTCATCGACGAGGAGGAATTCAAGAAAGTCGCGGTCGAGGCCACCCGCACTATAGAGATAGAAGATTTCGTCGCGCAGGATTCGATAGACTACGTCTATTTCGACAAGCCTTATTTCGTCGTTCCCGACAAGAAGAACCGGAAGGGCTACGTCCTCCTCCGCGAGGTCCTCGGTAACAGCGGCAAGGTCGGCATTGCCAGGGTGGTGATACACACGCGGGAATACCTCTCGGCCCTCTTCGTAATGGGCGACGTCCTGGTCCTCGAGCTTCTCCGCTTCGAGCAGGAGCTCCGAAAGCCCGAAGAATTCGAGCTCCCCGAGGGGAGCCTCTCGGACTTCAAAGTCACGAAGAAGGAGGTCGAGCTCGCCGAAAAGCTCGTCGAGGCCATGACCGTAAAATGGCAGCCCGAAAAATATCAGGACGAATACCGCGCCGAGCTCATGGAATGGATTCAAAAGAAGGCGAAGTCTGGCGGAGTCGAAGTCCCGCCGGAAAACGAGGAGCCCGAAGAGGAGGGCGCCAGGGTCATAGACATGATGGAGCTCCTTAAGAAAAGCGTGGAGGGCAAGGGCGGCGGTGGCAAGTCCCGTGCGAAAACCACGGCCTCCAGGAAGAAAAAGACTTCCGGCGCCGGAAAGAAAACCGGGTGACGCACCATGGGCGGCGGACTCAGCGAATATAAAAAGAAGCGGCGCTTCGAGCTCACCCCCGAGCCCGAAGGCGGGAAGAAAAAGTCCCGTTCCGGAAATCTCTACGTAATCCAGAAGCACGCCGCCAGCCGGCTTCACTACGACTTTCGCCTTGAGCTGGACGGCGTCCTCAAGAGCTGGGCGGTGCCCAGGGGACCGAGCCTCGACACGTCGGACAAGCGGCTCGCCGTCGAGGTCGAGGACCATCCTGTAAGCTACGGCTCCTTCGAGGGTACAATCCCCGAGGGGAACTACGGCGCGGGCACGGTGATGCTGTGGGACCGCGGCACGTGGGAGCCTTTAAAGGACCCCCGAAAGGGCCTCCGCGACGGCAGGCTCGAATTCCGCCTTCACGGTGAGAAGCTCGGGGGCGAATGGGCCCTCGTCAGAATGGCCGGGCGCGCGGACGAAGACAGGAACAACTGGCTCCTCATTAAAATGAAGGACGACCATTCGGAGAGAGGCGGGAAAAGCGTCATCGACGAATATCCGCTGAGCGCCGCGAGCGGGCGCACAATGAAAGAGATTGCGGCTGCCGGGGGAAAGGTCTGGCAGAGCGATAGGTCCAAACGCGCCCGGGCGTCACGGAAAAAAGTAAAGCCTGCCGGACATGGCCCGGGCAGCGATTTGCCCGACCCTGCCGCGCTCTCAGGAGCACGGAAGTCAAAGCCCCCGGAGGAGATTAGCCCCGAGCTCGCAACCCTCGTTGCCGGCCCCCCTTCCGGGGACGACTGGCTCCACGAGGTCAAGTTCGACGGATACCGTCTTATCGCGATACTCGCCGGCGGCAAGGTCAGGATACTGACCCGTAACGGCAAGGACTGGACGGCTAAATTCGGCGGCATCGCCGGCGCCCTCGAGGCCCTCCCCGTAAAGGAGGCGGTTTTGGACGGCGAGGCAGTAGTTCTCGACAAGGACGGCATCTCCGACTTTCAGGCGCTCCAGAACGCGCTCAAGGGCTCCCGGAAAAACGCTCTCCACTTTTTCGTCTTCGACATCCTCTACTGTAACGGTTTCAGCCTGACCCGCGTCCCTCTCATCGATCGTAAAACCTTTCTCCAAAGGATTCTGGGCTTTCTCGAATCCGATATGATCCGCTACAGCGACCACATCCTCGGCAAGGGGGCCGCGGTATTCGAAGACGCTTGCAAAATGTCTCTCGAGGGCATCGTCTCGAAGCGCGCCGCCTCGACTTACACGCAGCGCCGCACGCGCGACTGGCTCAAGGTCAAATGCCACAAGCGCCAGGAGTTCGTAATCGGCGGCTATAAGCTCAGCACGAAAGCCTCACGCGCTGGATTCCGGTCGCTCCTCCTCGGCTATTACGACGACGGCGATCTCGTCTACTCGGGCGGCGTCGGAACCGGATTCGATTCGAAGTCGCTAAAAAGCATAAGAAAGGATCTCGACGCCATACAGCAAAAGGATTCGCCGTTCGTTAATCCGCCCGCCGGGGCCGACGCCCGCGGCGTGCGCTGGGTCCGCCCCGAGCTCGTCGCCGAGGTCGAGTTCACCGAATGGACCGACGAGAATCTCCTTCGCCATCCGTCGTTCAAGGGCCTTCGCGAAGACAAACCCGCAAGGGAAATAATAATACGTGAGCAAAGCTCGGGGGAGGAATCCATGGTGAAAGATAGCACCGATAAAAAAAACGCGGCCGCCGATACGGTCGCAGGCATCCGCCTGACTCATCCGGACAGGGTTCTCTACCCTGACCAGGGCCTCACGAAGGCCGAGCTCGCAGAGTTCTATGCCGACATCGCCGACTGGATACTGCCCCACGTCGTAAACCGCCCCCTCACTATAGTCCGCTGCCCGGGCGGTAGCCAGGGCCAGTGCTTCTATCAGAAAAACGTCGGCGAGGGCCTTCCCGAGGCGATCCATGGCGTCTTCATAGAGGGCAAGGAAGCCGACAGGACCTATATCGCCATAAAGGATTTAAAAGGACTCATTTCCCTCGTGCAGATAGGGGTCCTCGAAATCCATCCCTGGGGGAGCCGCACCGACAACCTCGAAAAGCCCGACCGCATGGTGTTCGACCTCGACCCCGGCGAGGGGGTCTCCTATGCGGACGTCGTCGGGGCGGCGTTTAAGATAAGGGACATTCTCGACGGGCTCGGGCTCCGGAGCTTCGTCAAAACCTCCGGAGGGAAGGGGCTTCACGTCGTCGTGCCGCTCCAGCGCCGCTCGGGCTGGGACGAAATGAAATCGTTCTCGAAGGCCATCGCGGATAAGATGGTAGAGCTCGAACCCGCAAAGTATATCGCCACGATGAGCAAGGCGAAGCGAAAGGGGAAGATATTCATCGACTACCTTCGCAACAACCGCGACGCCACCGCCGTCGCCGCATATTCCACGCGCGCGCGGAAAGGCGCTCCCGTCTCCACCCCTATAACGTGGGACGAGCTCTCCCCCGAGCTCACGCCGAATAA contains:
- a CDS encoding OsmC family protein, producing MKRSASAEWKGDLKGGEGTISTESGVLSDTQYSFKTRFEDGNGTNPEELIAAAHAGCFSMALSLELANFNLTADSIKTTAEVTLEKTDQGFAITKVHLDLRAKIPGADGDTFRKAADNAKKGCPVSKLLNADITLDAALES
- a CDS encoding Ku protein, whose protein sequence is MARPIWKGHISFGLVSIPITLYSAEKRFDLHFKLLDSRDKAKIRYSRINEVTGEEVPWDQIVKGYEYDDDKYVLIDEEEFKKVAVEATRTIEIEDFVAQDSIDYVYFDKPYFVVPDKKNRKGYVLLREVLGNSGKVGIARVVIHTREYLSALFVMGDVLVLELLRFEQELRKPEEFELPEGSLSDFKVTKKEVELAEKLVEAMTVKWQPEKYQDEYRAELMEWIQKKAKSGGVEVPPENEEPEEEGARVIDMMELLKKSVEGKGGGGKSRAKTTASRKKKTSGAGKKTG
- the ligD gene encoding DNA ligase D, with the protein product MGGGLSEYKKKRRFELTPEPEGGKKKSRSGNLYVIQKHAASRLHYDFRLELDGVLKSWAVPRGPSLDTSDKRLAVEVEDHPVSYGSFEGTIPEGNYGAGTVMLWDRGTWEPLKDPRKGLRDGRLEFRLHGEKLGGEWALVRMAGRADEDRNNWLLIKMKDDHSERGGKSVIDEYPLSAASGRTMKEIAAAGGKVWQSDRSKRARASRKKVKPAGHGPGSDLPDPAALSGARKSKPPEEISPELATLVAGPPSGDDWLHEVKFDGYRLIAILAGGKVRILTRNGKDWTAKFGGIAGALEALPVKEAVLDGEAVVLDKDGISDFQALQNALKGSRKNALHFFVFDILYCNGFSLTRVPLIDRKTFLQRILGFLESDMIRYSDHILGKGAAVFEDACKMSLEGIVSKRAASTYTQRRTRDWLKVKCHKRQEFVIGGYKLSTKASRAGFRSLLLGYYDDGDLVYSGGVGTGFDSKSLKSIRKDLDAIQQKDSPFVNPPAGADARGVRWVRPELVAEVEFTEWTDENLLRHPSFKGLREDKPAREIIIREQSSGEESMVKDSTDKKNAAADTVAGIRLTHPDRVLYPDQGLTKAELAEFYADIADWILPHVVNRPLTIVRCPGGSQGQCFYQKNVGEGLPEAIHGVFIEGKEADRTYIAIKDLKGLISLVQIGVLEIHPWGSRTDNLEKPDRMVFDLDPGEGVSYADVVGAAFKIRDILDGLGLRSFVKTSGGKGLHVVVPLQRRSGWDEMKSFSKAIADKMVELEPAKYIATMSKAKRKGKIFIDYLRNNRDATAVAAYSTRARKGAPVSTPITWDELSPELTPNKYNVFNLRQRLSCLKEDPWKDFFTTRQSITAGMKKKV